Proteins from a genomic interval of Musa acuminata AAA Group cultivar baxijiao chromosome BXJ1-9, Cavendish_Baxijiao_AAA, whole genome shotgun sequence:
- the LOC103998507 gene encoding probable CoA ligase CCL9, which translates to MEGLTLTGVLRKAAGDFPSRRAISISGRLELSYARLHQLVDAAAARLADAGVLPGDVVALAFPNTVELVIVFLAVIRARAVAAPLNPAYTKDEFVFYLSDSESKLLVINAEGNAAAEAAAAELGIPRSAASLPDASGTLELSLPTGSTAADGTALPLDTRVNDPSDVALFLHTSGSTSRPKGVPLTQRNLAASVKNIRSVYRLSETDSTVIVLPLFHVHGLVAALLSSLSAGAAVALPAAGRFSASTFWADMRASGATWYSAVPTIHQILLDRHATRPEPAYPELRFIRSCSASLAPAILEHLEAAFGAPVLEAYAMTEAAHQMASNPLPEDGPRKPGAVGRPTGLEMAILDEEGARRPPNVPGEVCIRGPNVAKGYKNNPEANKAAFAFGWFHTGDVGFLDADGYLHLVGRIKELINRGGEKISPIEVDAVLLEHPDIAQGVAFGVPDDKYGEEINCAVIPREGADMEEAEVLRHCRKNLAAFKVPKRVFITDSLPKTATGKIQRRIVAEFFVPPAKAPRAGA; encoded by the exons ATGGAAGGTCTCACTCTCACTGGAGTGCTGAGGAAGGCCGCCGGGGACTTCCCCTCCCGGCGCGCCATATCCATCTCGGGCCGCCTCGAACTCTCCTACGCCCGCCTCCACCAGCTTGTGGATGCCGCCGCCGCCCGTCTTGCCGACGCCGGCGTGCTCCCTGGTGACGTCGTTGCGCTGGCCTTCCCCAACACCGTCGAG CTTGTGATCGTGTTCCTGGCTGTGATCCGCGCCCGGGCTGTGGCGGCGCCGCTCAACCCCGCATATACTAAGGATGAGTTCGTGTTTTACCTCTCTGACTCGGAGTCGAAGCTCCTGGTGATCAACGCCGAGGGGAACGCGGCTGCGGAGGCCGCCGCGGCCGAGCTCGGGATCCCCCGCTCCGCCGCGTCCCTCCCCGACGCCTCCGGCACGCTCGAGCTCTCCCTCCCCACCGGCAGTACGGCAGCAGACGGGACCGCGCTGCCGCTCGACACGCGCGTCAATGACCCCTCCGACGTCGCGCTGTTCCTGCACACCTCCGGCTCCACGAGCCGGCCCAAGGGCGTTCCCCTCACCCAGCGCAACCTGGCTGCCTCTGTCAAGAACATCCGCTCCGTGTACCGGCTGAGCGAGACCGACTCCACCGTAATCGTCCTCCCCCTGTTCCACGTCCACGGCCTGGTAGCCGCCCTCCTTTCCTCCCTCTCCGCCGGCGCAGCCGTGGCCCTCCCAGCCGCCGGCCGCTTCTCGGCCTCCACCTTCTGGGCCGACATGCGCGCCTCCGGTGCCACGTGGTACTCAGCAGTGCCCACCATCCACCAAATCCTTCTCGACCGCCACGCCACGCGGCCCGAGCCGGCCTACCCAGAGCTCCGCTTCATCCGGAGCTGCAGCGCGTCGCTGGCGCCGGCGATTCTGGAGCACCTGGAGGCGGCCTTTGGAGCGCCGGTGCTGGAGGCGTACGCGATGACGGAGGCGGCGCACCAGATGGCGTCGAATCCACTACCGGAGGACGGCCCACGGAAGCCGGGCGCGGTGGGGCGGCCGACGGGACTGGAGATGGCAATCCTGGATGAGGAGGGCGCGCGCCGCCCGCCAAACGTTCCCGGGGAGGTGTGCATCCGGGGCCCTAACGTGGCCAAGGGCTATAAGAATAACCCAGAAGCCAACAAGGCGGCCTTCGCCTTTGGATGGTTCCACACCGGGGATGTCGGCTTCCTCGACGCCGATGGCTACCTCCACCTCGTCGGCCGCATCAAGGAGCTCATCAACCGCGGAG GCGAGAAGATCTCTCCGATAGAAGTGGACGCGGTGCTATTGGAACACCCAGACATCGCGCAGGGCGTGGCGTTCGGCGTGCCCGACGACAAATACGGGGAGGAG ATAAATTGCGCCGTGATACCGAGGGAAGGGGCGGACATGGAGGAGGCGGAGGTGTTGAGGCATTGCCGGAAGAACCTGGCGGCGTTCAAGGTGCCGAAGCGGGTGTTCATCACGGATTCGCTGCCGAAGACCGCCACCGGAAAGATCCAACGgcggatcgtcgccgaattcttcGTGCCTCCCGCCAAGGCACCGAGGGCCGGGGCTTAA